The DNA sequence accttttctagactgcttggtcactcgcgacaacaacaaactaaaaacgactatttacaaaaaaccgacacataccgaccgattactagtccagtcttcgtacaacccgatcgacctctcacaaggctactactatccggactctgacgagacgagcgcaactagtttgcgactcacccgacagcctacaagacgagactgattatcttaacaacgtttttagtaagaacaattacaacacggactttgttagacggaacactcacagtaacactgattccaactcTAAGACCAACTCTGgtcctgttacgacagcgactataccgtacatcagaggcacctctgaaactattgcacgtatgttacaaccttacaatatacgtgttgcacacaaaccgataccCCTTTTTACGGCGATTgtttactaatgtcaaggacaaagacaaaccggaggacagacagggagcagtatacgagatcaaatgctgcgaccgCCAGGCTTCTTCCTTTGGTGAATCCGACAGAAACcgaagcacgcgactgaccgaacacaaacgagcgacgaagAATGGTGACGttaacaatcacattgctgagcaccatttaaagacgaaacatcaaattgactgggactctgggacatgtataacgtattctacagactactatcaacgtcttactttagaaagctggtttacttacttagaacaaacgccactgagtcgtagccaacagttacccgcgcggtacaaacgacttattgacgagatcaacaatgagggacaaaagtgttgacacacttccgtaaaatggcccctttctgcatagtggatatacttatccccttcccctgtctacctcAACCCCTTCCCCcgaaaatcaatgttgaattttggaccctcaagtcttttttttacttcagacaacattgattcggggggtcgggggatttacggcgtttaaaaggaacgaaataataaatgaattcaatgtttgttaaaagcacccgttttaaacaagagtgtcaactacttttgtccctgaattgttctggtaaatggttaacttaagccgagcgaatgaagtactgcagagtaacagaggggacatgcaatatttttgacattgacctttgccattagtgaaaggacgtgaacaatatacaggttatgaacctcataaatgatgggtcagccgtttgtgctgtgccctatatatagatgtgttttttatttttttgagaccttttctaacctaactgatccaaacctttagcgtaggtaggcgtcgaggttaggaatgtacttttgtaatgattttacatgaccgcctgccatttattcagtggcatgattgtttattgatgttggacggacaactatttcatttcccagctcgtaaatcacataatgccaaagaaatttttttcaaaatggacacaccagtttgtatcatcgccaaaacagcaattactttggcccagaagttcacctgatgacaagcaaagcgggataacacgtgatcgatgatggccgtgcgctggaaatttttccttttttatacgctaattcctcacaaaaggcaaaagaagattccactatgtagaaagtgcttcgcaatacgtattcttggcgagaaaaattccagcgatgtggtgcagataaggagtttcaacggttaaccacgagaatacatatcgacattaagaggtcataacagactatgttactttccgtttgccgaaacgtggttaaccgttgtaactcGAAAGAAGCGGTGTTTTCCTCactttgagctgtcgttttctttgagagtccaATAcgagttcacgtttcaaagctctcttttcattttctctgccgacaatacacaaaaacacagggtttcgcttaagaaatgcagtcgaaatacacagacatatgcgcttatgtcacgctatttgcgttgcgttatcatgtcacacagggtgtcacgaggtgggattgaaagtaattgttttcgtgtacacttgcaatgtttgctacgctgtccttagttttttattgaattggccatgaatttagcttcacttttccgtagtttcgatattgaacgcagtgacggccgctcctcactaacgctccatatttccgtggccggccagtgactatccccactacgtgtcaatccttaccctatccgtgattgtttgggccttaacaataggataaagtgaagaacgagaaatatccactttattaaaaatattttcagtacgcacccccttgaaattcatcaaaagttgtacgtaggcgcgagtttcagcgtcagtttttagcttgtaaaccatattgacgttaattctggatatcgcagccctttcattacgtcatcgcgtaattcgaattggccctagaattcggtcgtgaataagtctatgtcacccccaccaccaataacataattatgtcattgattcctttaatttcagttaaaatcagtgttataCACGGCTTAACTTGTGAGCAGCATTGGTAGTCTGTTGGGTCCCCATTGTTCTAGCAGCcttctgattggtggagagGGGTAATCGAAAGGAAATCGGAAATATCTTAGAACGAGGCTCGGGTCATCGTCGGAAGCAATCGGGGAGGGCTCGGGTCCCTTCGGAACGGGGTCGCAATTATGTTAAAGAGGGATGATGTCATGAGGCAAGAAGGAGAGACACAGCATGCACAAGGGAGAACGCAGGCGCAGTAACGAAAAACGTTGTGAATAAATGTGTTTAATGAAATTACAAGTATTATAAAGTCAGAGAAAAGTCAGAGATATTGGAATAACACTCGATCAGCCAGTCAAGAAGACATCCATTTACCAATAAATCGAGAATGACGGGATTGCCTTGCCTTCCATTAACTGGATATCGGTACAATGGGATCGAAGGACCGTAATAGGCGCGCAGTAAATCTAAAATGAGTGCGATTCGAGCATCGTTGAATGTCTTTTCATCCTTGTTCTCTGTCACAACCATATCAatctagaagaaaaagtgtgtttAAGAAATATTGCTTGAAGGTAAAAGATTGTGAAATAGTCATTGACGTAAATAAGATTACCACTAATCCCCGAAAACAAAGGGCAAATgaattgcaaaataaaataaacgttCAAACGTACCGAGTATTGCTTGTTTTTTCGTCTAAAACAGTGCGGACAACCGAAAGAGTGAGGATATGGTTTTCGTTCCAATGCAGACGAAAAACGTTTGTAACCAGTGGAAAATGAAAATGCCACGAACATTGGAATGCCTGTTCTAAGGCAACGGGGAAGGCGGGTAAATTCCGCATTCATCTTTTTCCTTTCGTCATTGGTCATAAAGCAATGTCTCCAGAACATGATGAGAACTTGAACCTCGAAAGGTAGCACGTTGCCGAAAGGCTTGTTTTTGGGGTCTACTAATCCCTTGTAGTTCATTGCTTCGTTATCAAAACACAGCACAACAGAAGTGTCTTGCCATGTGCTCTATGCAAATACTAGGTGTGTGAAAAACACAAGGGAATAGGCTAAACCAATCGAGACTAAAAAAGTCGCTGGGGAATCGAAATTAACCAATGAAAGAAAAGCCAACAGTTAGAAAACTAAAAGAAGCTAAAACGAGGCTTGGGTGATCAATGGAAGGGGTCGGAAAGAGTAGTCAGTAAAACATATGATGCAATATGCAGTGAAAGGAATAAGAATATGTAATGTGTAAAAATATCAAACGCAAAATTACATGTTTAAAAATGTCAAtcacaaaattacaaaataaaggaaatggtAGCTGGTACACGAGAATATCTGTCATTTAAATAATCCAACAAAAACTCCAACACATTCATAATCCTCTGACTTGGCCTCTTGCCGTGTACAGGCAGTTCAAACAGCTGAATCTCTGGATGCTCCCGTCTAAATAAGTCCAAAATATGGGCCAAAGTTGCATCATAGAGTTTATCGTCGTTGCCTATAGCGACAATCATATCAatctacaagaaaaagaaaaaaaaaaatcttagtggtaaacatgaaataaaactgaagggAAATTGATGAATATACTTACCGACACTTGTTGTGTGTTCCGTCTGAAACAGTGCGGACAACCGTAAGAGTGAGGATATGGTTTTCGTTCCAATGCAGACGAAAAACTTTTGTAACCAGTGGAAAATGAAAATGCCACGAACATTGGAATGTTTGTCTCAAGGCAACGGGGAAGGCGGGTAAATTCCGCATTCATCTTTTTCCTTTCGTCATTGGTCATAAAGCAATGTCTCCAGAACATAATGAGAACTTGAACCTCGAAAGGTAGCACATTGCCGAACGGCTTGTTTTTGGGATCCACTAAGCCCTTGTAATTCATTGCTTCGTTACCAAAAACAGCACAACAGAGAGTGTCTTGCCATGTGCTTTAGCAAACGCTAGGTGTGTGAAAAACACAAGGGAATAGGCTAAACCAATAAAGTTGGAAAAAGTCGCAGGGGAATCCAAAAAGCACCAATGAAAGAAAAGCCAACAgttaggaaaaagaaaagacgcATGAAATAAGTCTCATTTCGCTTTACCGTTGTACCTTGTTTCATGATCGAAAATGATGTCCCTTCAAGAACTTAGTCTGAAAGCTGTGCCACACCCGGGGGAGCAAGCCAGAAAGTTTTTGCCGCCATGGCATACAGTACGTATAGCGCTGGAACAAAGGGAATTCAATGAAAGCATTGACAGGTTCAGAGAGGAACACAAAGTTCGTTTTCGGTACGTACTTATTGAATTGCATGTGTTAGAAGACTTAAACTGGACCCTGCCCTTGTATCCCAGCCACGTGTGGTGGCTACAGCGAAGTTAGCTAAAGGCGTGGATTGTTCTTTGTTTAGAGAGACGCTTATGGACATAAGGACATTAAGAGATCTTGACTGGACGTTATCcatgaaaatttattttgccAACTTTCTCCATTAATTTAGACTAACGTTACACATTGTAAAAGTATACCGAGCTGGAAACCAAAACGGAATGTGACCCGTAGCACTGTTTGTACGTTTTATGAACCGAGCGTATAGCAATGGAAATTAAAACAGACATTGGCCCGCGTATGCGTTaattgcatttaatatccgtGCAATGGCAGATAGTTAAATCGGTAGAGTGTTTCAGTAATTAGTAGCTGTCGTTTAGGTCAATGTTAAAAACTAATTATGTATTTGTATGTAGATCGTCGCTTGACCTCATTCGACTGGTCACAGATTTCGAGTGGAGGCCCTCATTTACTGTCTGGTTTTTGAATTTCATTTAGAGAAACCCTGGCACTGCTACCTTTTGTCAGAGACCTAGAATGGACACCGCGCATAAAAATTCTGTTACTGTCATTGTGAAAACGTgtcattttgttgtttattgtaGAAGTGTTATGCAAACAAtaagaagatggaaaaagatGAAGTATTGTCCATTCACAAAATGGctgaattttaacaaaaatatatgTAGTCATTGTGAAAGAATATTTGAGTTTGTTCTAACACTAGATGGTTTAATTTTGACGTGGAAATACGAAGAGGTAGACACAAATCGGGAACGTGAGACCCTTTTGAAATGGTATAAAGGACCATAGATTATTCAAAGAATAGGACGGTAAACGAATGGtgtgttgtttattttgtaGACCAACACTTGTGGAACTGAGAGTGTTACCCCGTTGCCCCGTGACCTTGTGGGTATATTCGGGGGAGTCATGTACTAGTTGCAACCTAAGAATTGGACTATTTGGAATCTGTATTGAAGACTGGCTTCTATTTAGGACTCGGTCAGAAGACTTTGACCTGTTTGCAGCCTATGTCAAATTTTGTAGAGTGTATGCATCATTAATCgaaaggtacccctttgtaTTTCCAGAAGCACAATAGAGGAAATCGGAGAAAGAGCTTTTTGTTTTCACACCCAATGGGTTAATACAAGTACTGATGAACTGTGCGCCCACTGTTTAAGGATTTTAACTTCAAGACTAATGATTGATGACTATATTGATCTGAACTACTGGAAATATTTAAGGGCAACAGCCGAATATAGACGAAAAGCGCATGAAAATTGTTTTGCATTGTATGTAACTTTATTTGAAGAATGGATTGAAATGGGCGGGGAAGTTTAGCTTCCACCACAAGTCCCGCTTGTAATAGGTATTTTAATAAAGAGTTATGAAAGAGTGTAAAAGTAACTGTCTTCATAATAAACTGGGAAATATCAAATtaggaagggaaaaagaaaatcagacTTAACGTACCAGGGAAAGCGAAAAGATCATTGCGTGCAGACAAAAAGAGGGAGTATTAGTCATTGACGTAAGTAAGATGAGACGACTAATCCCCGAAAACAAAGCGTGAAAATTAAGTTCATTTCGCTAGCTCAGCGAAAGTAATGTCCCCCGTTTCAATTAGGAAGGGAAATAGTAAATCAGACTTAACATCACGTACCagggaaagcgaaaaaaaaaaaaaaaagcgaaaagatCATTGCGTGCAGACAAAAAGAGGGAGTATTAGTCATTGACGTAAGTAAGATGAGACGACTAATCCCCGAAAACAAAGCGTGAAAATTAAGTTCATTTCGCTAGCTCAGCGAAAGTAATGTCTCGCGTTTTTAGAAATAAGCAATTTGCTTGCCGGCAGAACGAAGGTGAAATAGTAATTGCGTCAGCAATCTTGGTAACAATGAGTTCGTACGTTAATGGAAAGAGCCTACTTCAGtaacaaaattatttattacaCGTGTACAATACGCTTCAGAGAGTTTGTACGCAATTGAAGCCTAAAACAACTCAAGGGCCAATACTGCCTTTTGTTTCAGCGATTATAAAGGAACGACAATTTGCCCACAATCGTTCATTCACTGCCAAGTGTCTTAAAGTCTTGAGCAATTAGCGATCACAACGAGTCAGCATTGTCAAAGTGTAAGTTCTAATTCAGCCAAGTTATTGCTTGAAAATGAACCAAGATTTATCAAATGAAGGTAAGATTGCTTAATTACCCGTTGCGTAAAACAAAGTGTTTAAAACGAAGCAGAAACGGGAGTGCTTTAATGCTGTCGTATTAATTTATAGAGCTCATCAACTACAACGGGGAAGGTGTTCAAGAGCCAACCTCAATAGAAGCAATCGATGCCGACATTGAAGGTacatttttaataatgtttGGTGTATTATTAACAAAGCGTCAATGAAAAGTAATGTAGGCGAAAGTGTAagtaaaatacagaattttaaCTGCGAACTGTGTGTAGGGATGCGTAAACAAAGTGAatgcagaatattatttttacagAGCGAAGCATAACCTCCAACTAGGGTTAACGGTGAGCAAACTGTAAAAGTGTAGGTTTTTAAATTATAACCGCAAACTGAGTGTTGCATAGCGGAATGGTACATTTCaagtaaaacacagaaaaataaTGGCAATTCAAGCGTTTCGAAGTGTAAAGAACAAAATGTAgacttaattagcaaaaacaatCAAGTGTTGATGCAGGCGTTtcgttttcatgttttataGCCTTAATGAACGAAGATGATGAGGGTCTGTTGTCTGCCTTTCGCCGCTTCGAGCAACATGGAGGGAATCCACTTTTCCGAGCAGAATTTACACCAGTGGGAAGAAATAGATCGTTTCGTGGCATTGTAGACCAAAAGAAATATAGGCTTACTTTACAACAATTGCGAGATGCGCAAGATGAACAACTAGGGGAATCCATCAGCGAAGCTGTAATTCAGGGGTTGCAGCGGGTGGTGGAAAACGAGGGTTTCAACGTCCAGGATTATTCTTTGCTAGTCGCTGTCCATTCAAACTCATTCACTCATGTCTGGTCACAATCTGCCCGAAATGTCCCTTTAGAAGAATGGTTGTCTAATGGGGTTTACACCCGCGCTTGGCTGGAAGATTTagccaaaaaattgaattcagcTCAAGTCATGGACCCCCAACGAGATGGCTTTTATGTCGAACTCACCTTTGTGAAACGGTTAGGTCGTGGAGGAAAGAACGGGGGTAAAAAAGCCAATCCTGGCCGCCATGCGTGGGAGAAATTGGTCAAGAAAAAGAGGTGTGTTGTGACCatcaaaaataaagacaaacttTGTCTCGCCCGGGCAATTATGACAATGAAAGAGAGGGTGGACAATGGCTCCCAGTATCAGAATCTAAGGAAGGGAAGACCCATTCAAAAACGATTGGCCAAATTGTTGCATCGAGAAGCGGGTGTTCCCGAAGGCCCCTGTGGGTTTGAAGAATTAGAAAAATTCCAAGAGTATCTAGGACCACAGGGGTACCAACTCATCGTGGTTGAACCCTCAAAATGTTTAGTCGTCTTCAAAGACCCCACCTATAATGAAGCACCCCATGTGATTGGTCTCGTCAAGTATAATGGGCACTATGATGGATTAACAAGTATTCCTGCCCTCATGAACAGATCCTATTATTGCCGCCATTGTGATAGAGGCTATGATGTAGAAAATTCGCGTCACCATAATTGCTTTGGTCAAAATTGCTCGGCCTGTTGCCGTCAAAATAAAACCTGTCCAAACTTTGCCACCTGGGTTAAGCCCACCGTTCATTGCCCTGACTGCAATTGTATGTTTTATGGGCAAGATTGTTTTCAAGCGCACAAAACCAAAGGAGAGAAAAAAGGAGACGAAAGTATTTGTGACAGATGGAAGAAATGCCCACTCTGCTGCGCTGAATATCAAGTCAATCCCAAAAACCCTCACAAATGCTACCATGCAACATGTAGAAACTGTGGGGAATTTACGCATGTCGCTCACCGTTGCTACATTCAGCCCATTAAAGAAGCCCCTCCACAGCAACAGGATGACTTCTTTGATGACCCCATGTATTTTcaatttgatgatgatgatgacgacgatgacgaGAGAGggcccccaccccctcctgTCTTGAACTTTGCAGATATAGAATGTGCAATTTCCGAGGATCGCGTCTTTCAACCGAACCTTATCTGCTGGTCAAGTGAAGAGGATGAGGAGATTCATCATGCAAGAACCATTGAAGAATTCTTAGAAGCCTGTGACGCCATGACGGAAGTAGAAGATGATGAGAGGTCTCGAAAAGTCATTACCTTCTTTCATAATCTTCGTGGATTTGATGGTAACTTTGTTCTAGAAGCACTCTATGATCAAGGTCGTGCTGTGGAGAATCCGTTGACCCAGGGGGCAAAAATTTTATACTTTGAATGTGGAAACCTGATTTTTAAAGATAGCTTGAATTTCTTTGCCATGCCCTTGGAAAGATTTTCATCCACCTTCAATCTAACAGAGCTTCACAAGGGGTTCTTCCCGCATGCCTTCAATCGCCaagaaaattttaattattcAGGAAGTTACCCCCCAATGGCAGAGTACGACCCAGATGGGATGaatgataagaaaagaaaagagtttaTGACGTGGTACCagcagaaagtagagagtaaCGCCACCTTCAATTTTCAAGAGGAGTTATTAGCCTACTGTGAAAGTGACGTGAAACTTCTCAAAGAAGGTTGCCTTAAATTCGTGAGAGAATTTAAAGATATCGCTGGCTTTAACCCCCTGATTCAATCCGTGACCATCGCCTCAGCGTGCAACTACTTCTGGCGCAAGGAAAAACTGGAAGAAGACCTCATCGCCCTCGAGCCTCTAGGTGGATGGCATGGAAACCACATTAACCAAAGTAACATCGCTCTGGAATGGCTATACTTCCAGGACCACCAGAGAGGAGGTATGGGGCGTGTCCGCCACGTGCGTAACGGAGGGGAAGTACAAGTCCTCACAGCAGCAGAAAGCTACTATGTAGACGGTTTTGATGAAGAAACCAACACTGTATTTGAGTTTTATGGATGCTGGTACCACGGTTGTCCCCATTGTTTCAAGCACTACAGAGATGTGAAAAGAAACTCCCACCAAGACCGCACCGTCAATGAAGTCTACGATGCTACCCTGAAAAAAGCTGCCCTGCTGCGCCAAGCGGGGTATACGGTCGTGGAAAAGTGGGAATGTGTCTTCAagacagaaaagaaaaccgacCCAGAGTTACAAGCTTTTCTCCAAGAGTTGGAAATGGTCCCTCCCCTCAATCCACGTGACGCTTTCTATGGAGGAAGAACAGGTGCAGTCGCATTGCATTGTAAAGTCGAAGACCCCGATCTCATTAAATATGCAGATGTGACGTCACTTTACCCATGGGTCAACAAGTATATGGAGTACCCCATCAGGTTCCCCCTCATTTATACGAATCCTAGGGATCAAGATATTCACCACTATTTTGGCGTCGCCAAAGTGGACATCTTGGCCCCCGAGTTTCTGTTCCACCCTGTCCTCCCCTACAGAGCTGGTGGCAAGTTGACCTTCCCTCTCTGTGCTGCTTGTGTGAAAGAGGAACAAGAAAAACCGTGGCTAGAGCGAACCAACATCTGTTGTCacacggatcaagagagaaCCCTGAGAGGAACCTGGGCTACAATAGAATTACAGAAAGCTGTCGAGTTAGGGTATCGCATCCTAAAGATTCACGAAGTGTTTCATTTCCGCGAAGAGGATAGAAGGGTGGGGCTCTTCGCGGATTACGTAAACACTTGGCTTAAGATCAAGCAAGAATCGGCGGGATGGCCTGACGAGTGCAGGAGCCGAGAAGAGAAGCAAGCCTACATTCGCGATTACTACGAGAAAGAGGGGATTCAGTTGGAGCATGTGGCGAAAAATCCAGGAAGGAGACAAGTCGCCAAGATGATGTTGAACAGGTAATAAGTGGTTAAAAACACTGCAAGTAATTAACTTAAAGTGCAGACAAAGGCTGCATTTAAGAAACACCCTTTGGAAGAAAACAGTAGACAACCGTTGGACACAAAATtagaaggaaatgtatggataAGTTGCAGGCAAAGTCTGCATGTTAACCACGTAAAATGCAGACAAAGTCTGCAAGTTAAGAACCCccattgatttgttttgttgttgttgttgtttttctctttgtctCTCTATTTTTCTAGCTTCTGGGGCAAATTCGGAGAAAGAAGCAACAAGCCACAGACTCATGTCATCAGAAGTGCCCATGCCCTCTATGCTCTGCTGAATGACCCCTCCTTCCATATCAGTAACATCCGAATCTGCTCGGAGGATGTTTTAGAGGTCGTCACCACAAGGGCAGAAGAAGAAGTGGAACAAAATGTGAAAACCAATATATTTATAGCAATTTACACCACCGCGCATGCGCGGCTTAAACTTTACTCAGCCTTAGAAACTCTTCAGGAACGTGTCCTTTATTATGACACGGATTCTGTTATTTACAAATGGCGCCCCGGGCAGGTAGAAATTCCCCTAGGTGTTTTTTTAGGAGATTTTACTGACGAAACTGACGGAGATCCCATCATAGAATTTGCGAGTGGAGGGGCGAAAAATTATGGGTATGAAACCAGGGGAGGGAAAGTTGAATGTAAAGTCAGAGGGTTTTCTCTGAACTACAGAAATAAGTtgcttttgaatttttatgcTTTACGtgataacattttaaaagagttggATGACCCTCAAGAGGAAAGGAGAAATATCACGTTGGTCGATAAGAAGTTCTTTGACCGTGACCAAACCAACAAGAGAATTCGATTGATTGAAAGGGAGAAAAAGTACGGGTTAGTGTTCGATAAACGAGTTGTCGATAGGGCCACTCGTAAGTCCTATCCGTA is a window from the Porites lutea chromosome 10, jaPorLute2.1, whole genome shotgun sequence genome containing:
- the LOC140950802 gene encoding uncharacterized protein, translating into MNQDLSNEELINYNGEGVQEPTSIEAIDADIEALMNEDDEGLLSAFRRFEQHGGNPLFRAEFTPVGRNRSFRGIVDQKKYRLTLQQLRDAQDEQLGESISEAVIQGLQRVVENEGFNVQDYSLLVAVHSNSFTHVWSQSARNVPLEEWLSNGVYTRAWLEDLAKKLNSAQVMDPQRDGFYVELTFVKRLGRGGKNGGKKANPGRHAWEKLVKKKRCVVTIKNKDKLCLARAIMTMKERVDNGSQYQNLRKGRPIQKRLAKLLHREAGVPEGPCGFEELEKFQEYLGPQGYQLIVVEPSKCLVVFKDPTYNEAPHVIGLVKYNGHYDGLTSIPALMNRSYYCRHCDRGYDVENSRHHNCFGQNCSACCRQNKTCPNFATWVKPTVHCPDCNCMFYGQDCFQAHKTKGEKKGDESICDRWKKCPLCCAEYQVNPKNPHKCYHATCRNCGEFTHVAHRCYIQPIKEAPPQQQDDFFDDPMYFQFDDDDDDDDERGPPPPPVLNFADIECAISEDRVFQPNLICWSSEEDEEIHHARTIEEFLEACDAMTEVEDDERSRKVITFFHNLRGFDGNFVLEALYDQGRAVENPLTQGAKILYFECGNLIFKDSLNFFAMPLERFSSTFNLTELHKGFFPHAFNRQENFNYSGSYPPMAEYDPDGMNDKKRKEFMTWYQQKVESNATFNFQEELLAYCESDVKLLKEGCLKFVREFKDIAGFNPLIQSVTIASACNYFWRKEKLEEDLIALEPLGGWHGNHINQSNIALEWLYFQDHQRGGMGRVRHVRNGGEVQVLTAAESYYVDGFDEETNTVFEFYGCWYHGCPHCFKHYRDVKRNSHQDRTVNEVYDATLKKAALLRQAGYTVVEKWECVFKTEKKTDPELQAFLQELEMVPPLNPRDAFYGGRTGAVALHCKVEDPDLIKYADVTSLYPWVNKYMEYPIRFPLIYTNPRDQDIHHYFGVAKVDILAPEFLFHPVLPYRAGGKLTFPLCAACVKEEQEKPWLERTNICCHTDQERTLRGTWATIELQKAVELGYRILKIHEVFHFREEDRRVGLFADYVNTWLKIKQESAGWPDECRSREEKQAYIRDYYEKEGIQLEHVAKNPGRRQVAKMMLNSFWGKFGERSNKPQTHVIRSAHALYALLNDPSFHISNIRICSEDVLEVVTTRAEEEVEQNVKTNIFIAIYTTAHARLKLYSALETLQERVLYYDTDSVIYKWRPGQVEIPLGVFLGDFTDETDGDPIIEFASGGAKNYGYETRGGKVECKVRGFSLNYRNKLLLNFYALRDNILKELDDPQEERRNITLVDKKFFDRDQTNKRIRLIEREKKYGLVFDKRVVDRATRKSYPYGYARIQSEVDMLSEL